One Streptomyces sp. V4I8 genomic window carries:
- a CDS encoding thiolase domain-containing protein: protein MNREIAVVAFAQTDHRRTSEELSEVEMLMPVLHAVLAQTGLKTADIGFTCSGSSDYLAGRAFSFTLALDGVGAWPPISESHVEMDGAWALYEAWIKLLTGDADTALVYSYGKSSPGPLRDVLTRQLDPYYVAPLWPDSVALAALQAQALIDAGDTDEPALAAVAARSRADATANSHAQLSGSVPQGEYLVRPLRTGDCPPIGDGAAAVILAAGERARELCDRPAWIRGIDHRIEAHSLGVRDLTDSPSTRLAAEGAGAFERPVDTAELHAPFTSQEVVLRKALKLDDSVRINPSGGALAANPVMAAGLIRIGEAAARVHRGDSDRALAHATSGPCLQQNLVAVLEGDPR from the coding sequence GTGAACCGCGAGATCGCCGTCGTCGCCTTCGCGCAGACCGACCACCGGCGCACCAGCGAGGAGCTCTCCGAGGTGGAGATGCTCATGCCCGTCCTGCACGCGGTGCTCGCACAGACCGGCCTGAAGACCGCCGACATCGGCTTCACCTGCTCCGGCTCCAGCGACTACCTCGCCGGCCGTGCCTTCTCCTTCACCCTCGCCCTCGACGGCGTCGGCGCCTGGCCGCCGATCTCCGAGTCGCACGTCGAGATGGACGGTGCCTGGGCCCTGTACGAGGCGTGGATCAAGCTGCTGACCGGGGACGCAGACACCGCGCTCGTCTACTCCTACGGCAAGTCCTCACCCGGCCCCCTGCGCGACGTCCTGACCCGGCAGCTCGACCCCTACTACGTCGCCCCCCTCTGGCCCGACTCCGTCGCCCTGGCCGCCCTCCAGGCGCAGGCCCTCATCGACGCCGGCGACACGGACGAACCCGCGCTCGCCGCGGTCGCCGCCCGCAGCCGTGCCGACGCCACCGCCAACTCCCATGCCCAGCTGAGCGGTTCGGTCCCGCAAGGCGAGTACCTCGTACGACCGCTCCGTACCGGCGACTGTCCGCCCATCGGCGACGGGGCCGCCGCCGTGATCCTCGCGGCGGGGGAGCGGGCCCGCGAGCTGTGCGACCGGCCCGCCTGGATCCGCGGCATCGACCACCGCATCGAGGCACACAGCCTCGGCGTCCGTGACCTGACCGACTCACCCTCGACCCGCCTGGCCGCCGAGGGGGCAGGCGCGTTCGAACGGCCCGTCGACACCGCCGAGTTGCACGCCCCGTTCACCTCGCAGGAGGTCGTCCTGCGCAAGGCGCTGAAGCTCGACGACAGCGTGCGCATCAACCCGTCCGGCGGAGCGCTCGCCGCGAACCCCGTCATGGCCGCCGGGCTGATCCGCATCGGAGAGGCCGCCGCCCGTGTCCACCGGGGCGACTCCGACCGGGCGCTCGCGCACGCCACGTCCGGCCCCTGCCTCCAACAGAACCTGGTCGCCGTACTCGAAGGGGATCCGCGATGA
- a CDS encoding universal stress protein: protein MSTLPVIAAVDGSDDSLVALDWAFDAALLREAPLRVVHAWQYAAWAKPEVLPAGRPVPEDDPVLDRVRRYLEARVERPATEYVVVEGEPAAVLPELGSGAQLLVLGSRGRGGFASLLLGSTGMAAARDAGCPVVVVPKPGREVHDAMPIGPGRRVVVGLQVDSPDEATLSFAFAEAALRGARVQVVAAYTWPLHVWTAATAQIVPPSHDQDAVEAETRTLAEGILAPYGERHPEVRAETCIAPGDAAGHLVAASKDANLVVVGRHRRRLLAPARLMGSVTHAVLLHAASPVAVVPPTPAEE from the coding sequence ATGAGCACCCTGCCGGTCATCGCGGCGGTCGACGGCTCGGACGACAGCCTGGTCGCGCTGGACTGGGCGTTCGACGCCGCCCTGCTGCGCGAGGCGCCGCTGCGGGTGGTCCATGCGTGGCAGTACGCCGCGTGGGCCAAGCCCGAAGTCCTGCCCGCCGGGCGGCCGGTACCGGAGGACGATCCGGTGCTCGACCGTGTGCGCCGGTATCTGGAGGCGCGGGTCGAGCGGCCGGCGACGGAGTACGTCGTTGTGGAGGGCGAGCCGGCCGCGGTGCTGCCCGAACTGGGCTCCGGCGCCCAGCTGTTGGTGCTCGGTTCCCGGGGGCGCGGCGGCTTCGCCAGTCTGCTGCTCGGCTCCACCGGCATGGCCGCCGCACGCGATGCCGGGTGCCCGGTCGTCGTGGTGCCCAAGCCCGGCCGCGAGGTCCACGACGCGATGCCGATCGGGCCGGGGCGGCGGGTCGTCGTCGGTCTGCAGGTCGACAGCCCCGACGAGGCCACGCTGTCCTTCGCCTTCGCCGAGGCCGCCCTGCGCGGTGCCCGGGTCCAGGTCGTCGCCGCCTACACCTGGCCGCTGCACGTCTGGACGGCCGCCACCGCCCAGATCGTGCCGCCGTCCCACGACCAGGACGCCGTCGAGGCGGAGACCCGCACCCTCGCGGAAGGCATCCTGGCCCCGTACGGCGAGCGCCACCCGGAGGTGCGCGCCGAGACCTGCATCGCCCCGGGCGACGCGGCCGGCCATCTCGTCGCCGCCTCCAAGGACGCGAACCTGGTCGTCGTGGGCCGCCACAGACGCCGCCTCCTGGCCCCGGCCCGCCTGATGGGCTCGGTGACCCACGCGGTCCTGCTGCATGCCGCGAGCCCGGTGGCGGTGGTGCCGCCCACGCCGGCGGAGGAGTGA
- a CDS encoding thiolase domain-containing protein, with amino-acid sequence MSKEPVAVVGIGQTKHVAARRDVSIAGLVREAARRALDDAELTWADIDAVVIGKAPDFFEGVMMPELYLADALGAVGKPMLRVHTAGSVGGSTALVAANLVAARVHGTVLTLAFEKQSESNAMWGLSLPIPFQQPLLAGAGGFFAPHVRAYMRRSGAPDTVGSLVAYKDRRNALKNPYAHLHEHDITLEKVQASPMLWDPIRYSETCPSSDGACAMVLTDRAGAARAPRRPAWMLGGAMRSEPTLFAGKDAVSPQAGKDCAADVYRQAGIADPRRDIDAVEMYVPFSWYEPMWLENLGFAAEGEGWKLTEAGVTELDGDLPVNMSGGVLSTNPIGASGLIRFAEAALQVRGQAGEHQVEGARKALGHAYGGGSQFFSMWLVGSEPPDA; translated from the coding sequence ATGAGCAAGGAGCCCGTGGCCGTCGTAGGCATCGGCCAGACCAAGCACGTCGCGGCGCGCCGGGACGTGTCGATCGCCGGGCTCGTCCGGGAGGCCGCCCGAAGGGCGCTCGACGACGCCGAGCTGACCTGGGCGGACATCGACGCCGTCGTCATCGGCAAGGCGCCCGACTTCTTCGAGGGCGTGATGATGCCGGAGCTGTATCTCGCCGACGCGCTCGGCGCGGTCGGCAAGCCCATGCTCCGGGTGCACACGGCCGGCTCGGTCGGCGGATCCACCGCCCTCGTCGCCGCCAACCTGGTCGCCGCCCGCGTCCACGGCACCGTCCTGACGCTCGCCTTCGAGAAGCAGTCCGAGTCGAACGCCATGTGGGGACTGTCCCTGCCGATCCCCTTCCAGCAGCCCCTGCTGGCGGGGGCCGGTGGCTTCTTCGCCCCGCACGTGCGCGCGTACATGCGACGCAGCGGCGCGCCCGACACGGTCGGCTCGCTGGTGGCCTACAAAGACCGGCGCAACGCCCTGAAGAACCCCTACGCGCACCTCCACGAGCACGACATCACCCTGGAGAAGGTCCAGGCCTCGCCCATGCTGTGGGACCCGATCCGCTACTCGGAGACCTGCCCCTCCTCCGACGGCGCCTGCGCGATGGTCCTCACCGACCGCGCCGGGGCCGCCCGTGCGCCCCGCCGGCCCGCCTGGATGCTCGGCGGCGCGATGCGCAGCGAGCCCACCCTCTTCGCCGGCAAGGACGCCGTGTCGCCGCAGGCCGGCAAGGACTGCGCGGCCGACGTGTACCGGCAGGCGGGGATCGCCGATCCGCGCCGGGACATCGACGCCGTCGAGATGTACGTGCCGTTCTCCTGGTACGAGCCCATGTGGCTGGAGAACCTGGGCTTCGCCGCCGAGGGCGAGGGCTGGAAGCTCACCGAGGCCGGGGTCACCGAGCTGGACGGCGATCTGCCCGTCAACATGTCGGGCGGCGTCCTGTCCACGAACCCCATCGGGGCCTCCGGCCTGATCCGCTTCGCCGAAGCGGCCCTCCAGGTGCGCGGCCAGGCCGGGGAACACCAGGTGGAAGGGGCCCGCAAGGCACTCGGGCACGCCTACGGCGGTGGCTCGCAGTTCTTCTCGATGTGGCTCGTGGGCTCCGAACCCCCGGACGCCTGA
- a CDS encoding DUF397 domain-containing protein yields the protein MAESTIQQQPFTGWEKPELDLSSADWHSSSRGLGDVQIAFVEGFIAMRNSGSPESPSLIFTPAEWGAFVSGAREGEFDLT from the coding sequence GTGGCCGAGAGCACCATCCAGCAGCAGCCGTTCACGGGCTGGGAGAAGCCGGAGCTGGACCTCAGCAGCGCCGATTGGCACTCGAGCAGCCGTGGCCTGGGGGATGTCCAGATCGCCTTTGTCGAGGGGTTCATCGCGATGCGCAACAGCGGCAGCCCGGAGAGCCCGTCCCTGATCTTCACACCCGCCGAGTGGGGTGCGTTCGTGTCGGGTGCGAGGGAGGGCGAGTTCGACCTGACCTGA
- a CDS encoding phosphotransferase family protein, with product MLPPVETDEEWDAVVPDEKLMRPGVRDLCARLGLSGLPLTRFPDGSQPVYAVGDEHVLKLFPGAAARDGEAEGRVLSHVQGRLPVPTPQVRDAGPYENGWRYVLMARLCGENLAGAWDRVPPADRERIVGEIGEALAVLHTLDPGPLGDFLGPGDWGAFVDRQRAGAVEQQRGHGLSAEWLEQIPEFLASVPLPRAPQPSLLHTEVMRQHFLVDPDGWRLTGLFDFEPAMVGDRAYDFVGVGLFVTRGDPRLLTRLAKVYRTTFDPAELLAYTLLHVYSNLPWYLRELGASPERTPPSLAEAWFGIA from the coding sequence ATGCTGCCCCCTGTCGAAACGGACGAGGAATGGGACGCCGTCGTCCCCGACGAGAAGCTGATGCGGCCCGGAGTGCGGGACCTGTGCGCCCGCCTCGGTCTGTCCGGGCTGCCGCTGACCCGTTTCCCGGACGGGTCACAGCCGGTCTACGCCGTGGGCGACGAGCACGTCCTCAAGCTCTTCCCCGGAGCCGCCGCCCGGGACGGCGAGGCCGAGGGCCGCGTCCTGTCCCATGTCCAGGGACGCCTGCCCGTACCGACGCCTCAGGTGCGCGACGCCGGCCCGTACGAGAACGGCTGGCGGTACGTCCTGATGGCCCGGCTGTGCGGCGAGAACCTGGCCGGAGCCTGGGACCGCGTTCCGCCCGCCGACCGTGAGCGGATCGTCGGCGAGATCGGCGAGGCCCTCGCCGTGCTGCACACTCTCGATCCCGGTCCGCTCGGGGACTTCCTCGGGCCCGGGGACTGGGGCGCGTTCGTGGACCGGCAGCGTGCCGGGGCGGTGGAACAGCAGCGCGGGCACGGGCTGTCCGCAGAGTGGCTGGAGCAGATACCCGAGTTCCTCGCCTCGGTGCCGCTCCCGCGCGCCCCGCAGCCCTCCTTGCTGCACACCGAGGTCATGCGGCAGCACTTCCTCGTCGATCCGGACGGCTGGCGTCTGACCGGGCTCTTCGACTTCGAGCCGGCCATGGTCGGCGACCGGGCGTACGACTTCGTCGGCGTGGGCCTGTTCGTCACCCGTGGCGATCCGCGGCTCCTGACCCGGCTGGCCAAGGTGTACCGCACCACCTTCGACCCGGCGGAGCTGCTGGCGTACACACTGCTGCACGTGTACAGCAACCTCCCCTGGTACCTACGGGAGTTGGGCGCATCCCCGGAGCGCACGCCGCCGTCCCTGGCCGAGGCCTGGTTCGGTATCGCCTGA